In the genome of Vicia villosa cultivar HV-30 ecotype Madison, WI linkage group LG7, Vvil1.0, whole genome shotgun sequence, one region contains:
- the LOC131615767 gene encoding probable long-chain-alcohol O-fatty-acyltransferase 5, producing the protein MLSPNCIELEVEIKTLIKVWLSIIASLCYCFFISSNLPKGILRFLSLSPILYLFIFLPLQLSFVLPIGVTSFFITWLTNFKLLQFTFDLGPLSSNPSKSLPLFLIFACLPIRINQKQNHPLNKKQSKFNLLLPIKALLIGFFLIGLNDHRKKQKMYPIVIIVGLYCSLVYLLLDLVLGIFNILINVLFGIELELPSDEPYLSSSLGDFWGKRWNLMVTYILRHTVYIPVKILFSKTLLGPQWAPLSGVIASFLVSGLMHELIFYYVTRVTPTWEVTCFFVLHGVCVVLEVSVVKLLGHKLRVHWAISGPITVAFVVSTAAWLFFPPLLRDGADHRSIEEFKFFVECVVEKF; encoded by the coding sequence ATGTTAAGTCCAAACTGCATTGAACTTGAAGTTGAAATCAAGACCTTAATCAAGGTATGGCTCTCAATCATAGCCTCACTATGTTACTGTTTTTTCATATCCTCAAACTTACCAAAAGGCATTTTAAGGTTTCTTTCCTTGTCCCCAATTTTGTACCTTTTCATCTTCCTACCATTGCAACTCTCTTTTGTTCTCCCAATAGGAGTCACTTCCTTCTTCATCACTTGGCTCACAAACTTCAAACTTCTTCAATTCACATTTGATTTGGGTCCTCTCTCTTCCAACCCATCAAAATCTCTTCCTCTCTTTCTCATATTTGCTTGTCTCCCAATTAGAATTAACCAAAAACAAAATCACCCTCTTAACAAAAAACAATCAAAATTTAATCTTTTGCTTCCAATTAAGGCTTTGCTTATTGGTTTTTTCCTCATAGGCCTAAATGACCatagaaaaaaacaaaagatGTACCCAATAGTTATTATTGTGGGACTCTATTGTAGTCTTGTATATTTATTATTGGAtcttgttttgggaattttcaacattttgatcaatgttttatttgGGATTGAGCTTGAATTACCGTCTGATGAGCCTTATTTGTCATCTTCATTGGGTGATTTTTGGGGGAAAAGATGGAACCTCATGGTAACATACATTCTGCGACACACCGTATATATTCccgtaaaaatattattttctaaaacCTTGTTGGGCCCTCAATGGGCTCCATTGTCTGGAGTTATTGCATCTTTTCTCGTTTCTGGGTTAATGCATGAGCTGATATTCTACTATGTCACACGTGTTACTCCCACGTGGGAAGTCACATGTTTCTTTGTGCTTCATGGGGTGTGTGTGGTTTTGGAGGTTAGTGTGGTGAAGTTGTTAGGTCATAAGTTGAGAGTACATTGGGCAATATCTGGGCCAATTACGGTGGCTTTTGTGGTGTCGACCGCCGCATGGCTATTCTTTCCACCGTTGTTGCGTGATGGGGCTGACCACAGAAGCATTGAGGAGTTTAAATTTTTTGTTGAATGTGTTGTGGAAAAGTTTTAG
- the LOC131615768 gene encoding V-type proton ATPase subunit e2, with translation MGFVVTSLIFLVVGIIASLSTRICFNKGPSSNLFHLTLVLTSTICCWMMWAIVYLAQMNPLIVPILSDGE, from the exons ATGGGTTTCGTTGTAACCTCGCTGATTTTCCTTGTCGTCGGAATCATTGCATCCCTTTCTACCAGAATTTGCTTCAACAAAGGGCCTTCTTCTAATCT ATTTCACCTCACTTTGGTCCTTACTTCAACAATATGCTGCTGGATGAT GTGGGCGATTGTATATCTTGCACAGATGAACCCACTCATAGTTCCCATCTTGAGTGATGGCGAATAA
- the LOC131617801 gene encoding cell division protein FtsZ homolog 1, chloroplastic-like → MATLLPSSLTNPNKLLSYSSLFHNAPLSTPPSSLTTTSVSIYPKTQRFGRRFGSVRCSLAYVDNAKIKVVGIGGGGNNAVNRMIGSGLQGVDFYAINTDAQALLHSAAENPIKIGELLTRGLGTGGNPLLGEQAAEESKEAIANALKGSDLVFITAGMGGGTGSGAAPVVAQISKEAGYLTVGVVTYPFSFEGRKRSLQALEAIEKLQKNVDTLIVIPNDRLLDIADEQTPLQDAFSLADDVLRQGVQGISDIITIPGLVNVDFADVKAVMKDSGTAMLGVGVSSGKNRAEEAAEQATLAPLIGSSIQSATGVVYNITGGKDITLQEINRVSQVVTSLADPSANIIFGAVVDDRYTGEIHVTIIATGFSQSFQKKLLTDPRAAKLLDKVAEGKESKTVPPPLKSSNSSSKVESKSPTPWKLF, encoded by the exons ATGGCTACGCTTCTTCCCTCATCCCTCACAAACCCAAATAAACTCCTCTCATATTCCTCACTCTTCCACAATGCACCACTATCCACTCCACCCTCTTCTCTCACAACCACCTCAGTTTCGATTTACCCTAAAACGCAACGTTTTGGTCGTCGTTTTGGGTCCGTTAGATGCTCTTTAGCTTATGTTGATAACGCAAAGATTAAGGTCGTTGGAATTGGGGGTGGCGGTAACAATGCCGTTAACCGCATGATTGGTAGTGGTTTGCAG GGTGTAGATTTCTATGCCATAAATACCGATGCTCAAGCGCTACTGCATTCTGCGGCTGAGAATCCTATTAAGATTGGAGAGCTTCTGACTCGTGGATTAG GTACTGGTGGGAATCCGCTTTTGGGTGAACAAGCTGCGGAGGAATCGAAAGAGGCTATTGCTAATGCCCTTAAAGGATCGGATTTGGTGTTTATAACAGCTGGGATGGGTGGTGGTACAGGGTCTGGTGCTGCCCCTGTTGTGGCTCAAATATCAAAAGAAGCAGGTTACTTGACTGTCGGTGTTGTTACAtatcctttcagttttgaaggacGGAAAAGATCCTTGCAG gcACTTGAGGCGATTGAAAAGCTTCAGAAAAATGTTGATACACTTATTGTGATTCCAAATGATCGTCTACTTGACATAGCTGATGAGCAGACGCCTCTCCAGGATGCTTTTAGTCTTGCTGATGATGTTTTACGCCAAGGAGTTCAGGGAATTTCAGACATTATAACA ATACCTGGACTTGTAAATGTGGATTTTGCTGATGTAAAAGCCGTGATGAAAGACTCTGGTACTGCAATGCTCGGAGTAGGTGTTTCGTCCGGTAAAAACCGAGCAGAAGAAGCAGCAGAACAGGCTACTTTGGCTCCTTTAATCGGATCATCTATTCAATCAGCCACGGGAGTAGTGTATAATATTACCGGAGGAAAGGACATCACGCTGCAGGAAATCAACAGGGTATCTCAG GTTGTGACTAGTTTGGCCGATCCTTCCGCCAATATTATATTTGGAGCTGTTGTTGATGATCGTTACACCGGGGAGATTCACGTGACTATCATCGCCACTGGCTTTTCACAGTCTTTTCAGAAGAAGCTGCTAACCGATCCAAGGGCTGCAAAGCTTCTTGACAAAGTGGCTGAGGGAAAAGAAAGCAAGACAGTGCCTCCTCCCCTCAAGTCCTCAAACTCATCTTCCAAAGTTGAGTCTAAATCACCGACCCCATGGAAGCTCTTTTAG